A single genomic interval of Nostoc commune NIES-4072 harbors:
- a CDS encoding aspartate kinase: protein MALIVQKYGGTSVGSVERIQAVAQRVYKTVKAGNSLVVVVSAMGKTTDGLVKLANEISSNPNRREMDMLLSTGEQVTIALLSMALQELGQPAISMTGAQVGIVTEAEHSRARILHIETTRLTRHINAGKVVVVAGFQGTSNAGEMEITTLGRGGSDTSAVAIAAALQANFCEIYTDVPGILTTDPRLVAEAQLMDDITCDEMLELASLGAKVLHPRAVEIARNYGVPLVVRSSWTDAPGTWVTSAKPQGRSLINLEIALPVDAVEFDTNQAKVALLRVPDKPGVAARLFGEISRQKVDVDLIIQSVHEGNSNDIAFTVTTPILKRAEAVAAAIAPALRSPSNPKSDEAEVMVEQNIAKVSIAGAGMIGRPGVAAKMFATLAEAGVNIQMISTSEVKVSCVVNATECDRAVNALRSAFEIEAGGQGAGGAGEAGGAGGAGEAGEDKLILLSPSLPTPHSPLPTSPVRGVALDLNQARLAIRQLPDRPGMAAKLFGLLAQHNISVDMIIQSQRCRVIDGVPRRDIAFTVSRIDGESAKKMLTQVAAELGWGEVVLDSAIAKVSIVGAGMVGQPGVAAKMFEALAEHQINIQMIATSEIKISCVVAQEQGVKALQVIHAAFGLAGSEKFVVPA from the coding sequence ATGGCGCTCATAGTTCAGAAATACGGTGGTACATCTGTCGGTTCAGTCGAACGGATTCAAGCTGTTGCACAACGCGTTTACAAAACTGTTAAAGCTGGAAATTCGCTTGTCGTAGTGGTTTCGGCAATGGGCAAAACCACCGATGGACTCGTCAAACTGGCTAATGAAATTTCTTCAAATCCTAACCGCCGGGAAATGGATATGTTGCTTTCCACTGGGGAACAAGTCACCATCGCCTTACTTAGTATGGCTTTGCAGGAACTAGGACAACCAGCAATTTCTATGACTGGCGCTCAGGTAGGAATTGTTACCGAAGCCGAACACAGCCGCGCTCGGATTTTACATATTGAAACTACTCGCCTAACTCGTCACATAAATGCAGGTAAAGTAGTTGTAGTAGCAGGCTTTCAAGGCACATCCAACGCCGGAGAAATGGAAATTACAACTTTGGGGCGTGGTGGTTCTGACACATCGGCGGTGGCGATCGCAGCCGCATTACAAGCAAATTTTTGTGAAATTTATACAGACGTACCAGGGATTTTAACTACAGACCCCCGCTTAGTTGCCGAAGCCCAGTTGATGGATGACATCACCTGCGATGAAATGTTGGAACTAGCTAGCTTAGGAGCAAAAGTGCTGCATCCCCGCGCAGTGGAAATTGCTCGTAACTATGGTGTTCCCTTAGTAGTTAGGTCTAGCTGGACGGATGCTCCCGGTACTTGGGTAACATCAGCCAAACCCCAAGGGCGATCGCTAATCAATCTAGAAATTGCCCTTCCGGTGGATGCTGTAGAATTTGACACTAACCAAGCAAAGGTGGCTTTGTTGCGCGTACCCGATAAACCAGGTGTAGCAGCAAGGTTATTTGGCGAAATTTCTCGGCAAAAAGTAGACGTAGATTTAATTATTCAGTCAGTTCATGAAGGTAACAGTAATGACATTGCCTTTACTGTCACCACACCAATATTAAAACGGGCAGAAGCAGTAGCAGCAGCGATCGCCCCAGCACTAAGGAGTCCATCTAACCCTAAATCTGACGAAGCCGAGGTAATGGTAGAACAGAATATTGCCAAAGTCAGTATCGCAGGTGCGGGAATGATTGGACGTCCCGGTGTAGCTGCAAAGATGTTCGCCACTTTGGCAGAAGCAGGCGTGAACATCCAGATGATTTCCACCAGCGAAGTGAAAGTAAGCTGCGTAGTCAATGCCACCGAATGCGATCGCGCCGTCAACGCACTCCGTAGCGCCTTTGAGATAGAGGCAGGGGGGCAGGGGGCAGGGGGAGCAGGGGAAGCAGGGGGGGCAGGGGGAGCAGGGGAAGCAGGGGAAGATAAATTAATTCTTTTATCCCCCTCACTCCCCACTCCCCATTCCCCACTCCCCACTTCTCCCGTTCGTGGTGTCGCTCTCGATTTGAACCAAGCGCGTCTTGCTATTCGGCAATTACCAGATCGGCCGGGGATGGCGGCGAAGTTGTTTGGATTATTAGCGCAGCATAATATCAGCGTTGATATGATTATCCAATCTCAACGTTGTCGGGTGATTGATGGTGTTCCCAGAAGAGATATTGCTTTTACAGTCTCGCGGATAGATGGGGAAAGTGCAAAAAAAATGCTTACCCAAGTAGCAGCAGAATTAGGATGGGGTGAAGTTGTTTTAGATAGTGCGATCGCTAAAGTGAGTATTGTAGGTGCAGGTATGGTGGGACAACCAGGTGTAGCCGCTAAAATGTTTGAAGCTCTAGCCGAACACCAAATTAATATTCAAATGATTGCCACCTCAGAAATAAAAATTAGCTGTGTCGTGGCCCAAGAGCAAGGTGTTAAAGCTTTGCAAGTCATTCATGCTGCTTTTGGACTAGCTGGTAGTGAGAAATTTGTCGTACCAGCGTAG
- a CDS encoding tetratricopeptide repeat protein has product MNNHLLNGHYRILKIINDGEKGKTYLVEDINLANSQFIVKQLRSPGNSPQALTSLRRLFDSKAATLEKLGQEHDKIQKLITSFEEKEEFYVVQEFIVGNPLTDKIIQGQPLSEDQVISLLSDILEILVIVHSYGVIHQDINPANIIRRESDKKLVLVNFSTVNETITNTVDNLEYMPIEQVNGNLKYNSDIYALGMVAIAALLGLSGNEISNLRTQKNRLTGEIVWQNKNLKVNRKLAKIINKMVRFNYRKRYQYATEVLDDLKKITNVDHEREKQHQKKLLVVMAGVAGCITLGVGAWQLKLLKPLTNAQQTLYQEGVNKYDAGNYEGAIEDFNQAIELDPKNALAYNRRGDAYYRLGDYEQAQADSSQAISLNPQDGNAYFDRGFALSELGKYKEAIADYTQAIKLNSKDAYAYYGRGLARTQLKDNKGAIGDFNKAIALKPQYTEAYLQRGILRRRLRQRLEAIQDFDTVIKINPTDAKAYYQRGLTQSINKQKYAALKDYTDAININPKYIEAYLNRGDVYSDLGDNLEATEDYNAILQIDPKFTAAYIHRGIHRFSFGDYKGAIEDYTEALKLDSNNLAAYNNRGNAYLELGNKKAANQDYSRAIAINPNNALAYYNRGVIRTKQKNKQGAIADFKKAAKLFQQQGEKDSYQDAQREIAILQNKSASVKVTRPKSGKRERN; this is encoded by the coding sequence ATGAATAATCATTTATTAAATGGACATTATCGAATACTAAAAATTATCAATGATGGTGAAAAGGGAAAAACCTATTTAGTTGAAGATATTAATCTTGCTAATAGCCAATTTATAGTAAAGCAGTTACGTTCTCCTGGTAACAGTCCTCAAGCTTTAACAAGCTTACGGCGCTTGTTTGACAGCAAAGCAGCAACTTTAGAAAAATTAGGACAAGAACACGATAAAATTCAAAAGCTCATTACTTCTTTTGAAGAAAAGGAAGAATTTTATGTAGTCCAAGAATTTATAGTTGGTAATCCTTTAACCGACAAAATTATCCAGGGGCAACCTTTGAGTGAAGACCAAGTAATTAGTCTTTTATCAGATATATTAGAGATTTTGGTGATTGTACATAGCTATGGCGTGATTCATCAAGATATTAACCCAGCTAATATTATTCGCCGTGAATCAGACAAAAAGTTAGTTTTGGTTAATTTTAGTACTGTTAATGAAACCATCACTAACACCGTTGACAATCTCGAATATATGCCGATAGAACAAGTTAACGGCAATCTCAAATACAATAGCGATATATATGCTTTGGGTATGGTTGCGATCGCAGCACTTCTAGGTTTATCTGGAAACGAAATATCTAATTTGCGAACTCAGAAAAATCGGCTGACAGGTGAAATAGTTTGGCAGAACAAAAATTTAAAAGTTAACAGAAAATTAGCCAAAATTATTAATAAAATGGTGCGTTTTAACTATCGGAAACGTTACCAGTATGCAACTGAAGTTTTAGACGACCTGAAAAAGATCACAAATGTTGATCACGAACGGGAAAAACAGCATCAGAAAAAATTATTAGTAGTTATGGCTGGGGTAGCTGGCTGTATCACACTTGGCGTTGGAGCGTGGCAATTGAAGTTGCTAAAACCTCTAACAAACGCTCAACAGACATTATACCAAGAGGGAGTCAATAAATATGATGCAGGAAACTATGAAGGAGCAATTGAAGATTTTAACCAAGCGATTGAATTAGATCCAAAAAACGCCCTGGCTTATAATAGGCGAGGCGATGCGTATTATCGATTAGGAGACTACGAGCAAGCGCAAGCAGATTCTAGCCAAGCTATTTCGCTCAATCCGCAAGATGGTAATGCTTATTTTGATCGAGGATTTGCTTTGTCTGAATTAGGCAAGTACAAAGAAGCGATCGCAGATTATACCCAAGCAATTAAGTTAAATTCTAAAGATGCTTATGCTTACTATGGCCGGGGATTGGCCCGTACTCAACTGAAGGATAATAAAGGGGCAATTGGAGATTTTAACAAAGCGATCGCTCTCAAGCCTCAGTATACCGAAGCCTACTTGCAGCGAGGGATTCTTCGCCGTCGTCTCAGACAAAGGCTTGAAGCAATCCAAGATTTTGATACAGTAATTAAAATTAATCCTACCGATGCTAAAGCTTATTATCAAAGGGGTTTAACTCAATCTATTAATAAGCAAAAATATGCAGCTTTGAAAGATTATACAGACGCAATTAACATTAATCCTAAATACATCGAAGCTTATCTTAATCGTGGTGATGTTTACAGCGATCTGGGAGATAACTTAGAAGCTACTGAAGATTACAACGCTATTTTACAGATTGATCCTAAATTTACTGCTGCTTACATCCACAGAGGTATTCACCGCTTTTCTTTCGGAGATTATAAAGGCGCTATTGAAGATTACACTGAAGCGCTGAAACTAGATTCTAATAATTTAGCAGCTTATAATAACCGTGGTAATGCCTATCTCGAACTGGGAAATAAAAAAGCTGCAAATCAAGATTATTCAAGAGCGATCGCAATTAATCCTAACAATGCCTTAGCCTATTATAACCGGGGCGTGATTCGCACTAAGCAGAAAAATAAACAGGGAGCGATCGCAGACTTCAAAAAAGCTGCCAAACTATTCCAGCAGCAAGGTGAAAAAGATAGTTATCAAGATGCACAAAGAGAAATTGCAATTCTGCAAAATAAGTCAGCATCAGTGAAAGTTACCCGCCCTAAATCTGGGAAAAGAGAAAGAAATTGA
- a CDS encoding magnesium transporter CorA family protein encodes MLTLLTFHPDNLELFTSNHVDTVLKQIDSSRNIWLRCIHFRDRTGTAKIIKHFGLNPSRVNMIFNHSPVGIDENVEDCLFDSYEILTPQIKNHEFEVARGNIVLGNNFIITFEITELKVLSILANNLQKRTKDIETLGIDYVFYLIFKEVLNNYHTVFDYISRKLDDLEDEVLDNSGDELTYQKIATMRQSTRSGRRNFQSIKSLMAIMDYEDFHWITQPVKELFNQELVHHVDKLWQEYQALRAWMSELMEIQRDNIASKTGERINRLTILSTIFLPITFISGFYGMNFKYMPELEQPWFYPAVICVMALIVIGSIAYAKKQRWL; translated from the coding sequence ATGCTAACTCTTCTTACTTTTCATCCAGACAACCTGGAATTATTTACCAGCAATCATGTCGATACGGTACTGAAGCAAATTGATAGTTCTCGCAATATTTGGTTGCGCTGTATTCACTTTCGCGATCGCACTGGAACAGCCAAAATTATTAAGCACTTTGGTCTTAATCCATCGCGTGTTAATATGATTTTCAACCATTCCCCTGTAGGAATTGATGAAAACGTAGAAGATTGTTTATTTGATAGCTATGAAATATTAACTCCTCAAATAAAAAATCACGAGTTTGAGGTTGCTCGTGGCAATATTGTGCTGGGTAATAATTTTATTATCACCTTTGAAATCACTGAATTAAAAGTTTTAAGTATTTTAGCTAATAATCTGCAAAAACGAACTAAAGATATTGAAACATTAGGAATCGATTATGTTTTTTATCTCATCTTTAAAGAGGTTCTGAATAATTACCATACTGTATTTGACTATATTTCTAGAAAACTTGATGATTTAGAAGATGAAGTTTTAGATAATTCTGGTGATGAACTAACATACCAAAAAATTGCCACGATGAGGCAATCGACTCGTTCCGGACGCCGTAATTTTCAAAGCATCAAGTCACTCATGGCTATTATGGATTACGAAGATTTCCATTGGATCACCCAGCCAGTGAAGGAACTATTCAATCAAGAATTAGTTCATCACGTTGATAAACTTTGGCAAGAATATCAAGCGTTGAGAGCCTGGATGTCAGAACTAATGGAAATTCAACGCGATAATATTGCTAGCAAAACCGGTGAACGAATTAATCGTTTAACTATCCTCTCAACCATATTTTTACCAATTACTTTTATATCTGGTTTCTATGGCATGAACTTCAAATATATGCCTGAATTAGAACAACCTTGGTTTTATCCTGCTGTAATCTGCGTGATGGCATTAATTGTAATTGGTAGTATTGCTTATGCTAAAAAGCAGCGTTGGTTGTAA
- a CDS encoding acyl-CoA synthetase → MNIPLIIRAEEHNDKTAIATTDREFTYRDLLHTSSLIATLLLNNSEDLQEQRVAFLIPPGFEYVATQWGIWRAGGIAVPLCISHPRPELEYVITNSGASIIVAHPNFESILRSLPPQASLAEKHNLRFILTSETLPSDIALLPKVDITRRALILYTSGTTGKPKGVVTTHQNIQAQVTSLTTAWEWTSDDRILHILPLHHIHGIINVLTCALWAGAECQMLSKFDAETVWRRICDGDLTLFMAVPTIYVKLIAAWDASKERQKSMSEGCAKMRLMVSGSAALPVQVLEKWQTISGHFLLERYGMTEIGMALSNPLHGERLSGYVGKPLPEVEVRLVDENGELVPAGTPGEIQVKGPGVFIEYWQNPQATAKAFQDGWFRTGDTAVIENDNYRILGRMSVDIIKTGGYKVSALEIEEVLGSHPDIQECAVVGVADLEWGERVCAALVLQGSQPLTLEAFRSWAKERLAVYKVPTQILIVEELPRNAMGKVTKPTVVELFC, encoded by the coding sequence GTGAATATCCCATTGATTATTCGTGCTGAAGAACACAACGATAAAACAGCAATCGCTACAACGGATAGAGAATTTACCTATCGAGATTTGCTGCACACTTCTAGTCTAATAGCAACACTTCTTCTTAATAATTCAGAAGATTTACAGGAGCAGCGAGTTGCCTTTCTCATCCCGCCTGGGTTTGAGTATGTAGCCACTCAATGGGGAATTTGGCGTGCTGGTGGTATAGCTGTACCTCTGTGTATTTCCCACCCGCGGCCAGAACTGGAGTATGTAATTACCAATTCTGGAGCCTCGATTATTGTTGCTCATCCTAATTTTGAAAGTATACTGCGTAGTTTACCGCCGCAGGCATCGCTTGCCGAAAAACACAATTTGAGATTCATCCTCACCTCAGAAACGCTCCCATCTGATATTGCTTTGCTCCCAAAGGTAGATATCACTAGACGCGCCTTAATTCTCTACACTAGCGGTACAACAGGTAAACCCAAAGGTGTAGTTACAACCCATCAGAATATTCAAGCGCAAGTGACTAGTTTAACTACCGCTTGGGAGTGGACATCGGATGATCGCATTTTACATATACTGCCATTACATCATATTCATGGGATTATTAACGTCCTAACTTGTGCTTTATGGGCTGGCGCGGAGTGCCAGATGTTGAGCAAGTTTGATGCCGAAACCGTATGGAGGCGAATTTGTGACGGTGACTTAACCCTATTTATGGCAGTACCAACAATTTATGTAAAGCTAATTGCTGCTTGGGATGCCTCTAAAGAACGCCAAAAAAGTATGTCAGAAGGCTGTGCTAAGATGCGCCTGATGGTTTCTGGCTCGGCAGCGTTACCAGTTCAAGTTTTAGAAAAGTGGCAGACCATCAGTGGCCATTTTCTGCTTGAGCGCTATGGCATGACTGAAATTGGTATGGCGCTATCGAACCCTTTACACGGTGAACGCTTGTCTGGGTATGTAGGGAAGCCATTACCTGAAGTTGAAGTGAGATTAGTAGATGAGAACGGAGAGTTAGTTCCAGCCGGAACACCAGGAGAAATCCAAGTTAAAGGTCCTGGAGTGTTTATAGAATATTGGCAAAACCCCCAAGCAACCGCCAAAGCTTTTCAAGATGGCTGGTTCCGTACCGGAGACACCGCCGTAATTGAGAATGACAACTACCGAATTCTGGGACGGATGAGTGTGGATATTATCAAAACTGGAGGGTATAAAGTTTCGGCTCTAGAAATTGAAGAAGTATTGGGATCGCATCCAGATATTCAGGAATGTGCAGTGGTTGGGGTTGCTGATCTAGAATGGGGTGAACGGGTTTGTGCGGCGTTAGTATTGCAAGGGTCACAACCTTTAACATTAGAAGCTTTCAGGAGTTGGGCAAAAGAACGATTGGCTGTTTATAAAGTGCCAACCCAAATTTTGATAGTTGAAGAATTACCACGCAACGCTATGGGGAAAGTTACTAAGCCAACAGTGGTTGAATTATTTTGCTGA
- a CDS encoding transcriptional regulator → MSNLLDRTFDLLPETSALGAMQKSTPNRFPPIILMAPNSTANSIATNRNILAPLEMTTSGLALPSTSSPESTQKALSELRRLSGLTWDQLAKLFNVSRRSLHFWASGQPLSRFNEEHLHRVLGAIQYIDRGSASLNRSLLLKPGSNGTPLFDLMVVGKYEEFKQIIGSGNAPQRPQLSPLSEDARAARKPQNPAELVDALQDPIHLEVRQSRPARAARSRKNRSGQ, encoded by the coding sequence ATGAGTAATTTACTAGACAGAACATTTGATCTATTACCTGAAACTTCTGCGCTTGGAGCTATGCAGAAATCTACCCCTAATCGCTTTCCCCCTATAATTTTAATGGCTCCTAATAGCACTGCTAATTCTATAGCAACTAATAGGAATATTTTGGCCCCTTTAGAGATGACAACGAGTGGGCTGGCTCTACCATCAACTAGTTCTCCAGAATCAACACAGAAGGCTCTTAGCGAACTGAGAAGATTGAGTGGATTAACCTGGGATCAACTTGCTAAACTCTTTAATGTCTCACGCAGAAGCCTTCATTTTTGGGCAAGTGGGCAACCATTATCCCGCTTTAATGAGGAGCATCTTCATCGAGTCTTAGGTGCTATCCAATACATTGATCGAGGAAGTGCAAGTCTCAATCGCAGTCTTTTACTGAAACCTGGCAGTAATGGTACACCCCTTTTTGACTTAATGGTTGTAGGTAAATACGAAGAATTCAAGCAGATTATTGGTTCCGGCAATGCACCTCAAAGACCACAGCTAAGTCCTTTGTCTGAAGATGCACGCGCAGCACGTAAGCCACAGAATCCAGCAGAACTGGTTGACGCTCTCCAAGATCCTATCCATCTTGAAGTTAGACAATCCAGACCTGCTAGAGCAGCAAGGAGTCGAAAAAATCGTAGTGGTCAATGA
- a CDS encoding TIGR04255 family protein, translated as MVNTNPFIAQPPKEVPLQNAPLIRVIAQVLFPSILSMEDKEFVRVFQEAIRENYPYLQPEQTQGFVFGPQGLVPTVPQITWRFMDKTETWRVSLAPNFLALETTLYSSRSDFLERLESLLIALKESFHPNIDIIERFGMRYIDRLIGQNIDDLSSLVKPEIAGIATAGFREYIHQNINQSLFIIPDGGEQIIARWGLVPADTTFDPAAIEPFAESSWILDLDMSLSKKRDFSVEALMNEAKQFSERIYTFFRWAVTDEFLRRFGGEL; from the coding sequence GTGGTCAATACCAATCCATTCATTGCACAGCCACCCAAGGAAGTACCGTTACAAAACGCGCCACTAATTCGAGTTATCGCGCAAGTACTCTTTCCTTCCATTCTTTCGATGGAAGATAAGGAATTTGTTCGTGTATTCCAAGAAGCGATTAGGGAAAATTACCCTTATCTACAGCCTGAGCAAACTCAGGGCTTCGTTTTTGGCCCTCAAGGTCTTGTACCAACTGTGCCTCAAATAACTTGGCGATTTATGGACAAAACAGAAACTTGGCGAGTCTCATTAGCACCCAATTTTTTGGCACTTGAGACAACTCTTTACTCAAGTCGCAGTGATTTTCTGGAACGTCTAGAAAGCTTACTTATCGCTCTTAAAGAAAGTTTTCATCCTAATATTGACATTATTGAGCGATTCGGTATGCGATACATCGACAGACTTATTGGACAAAATATAGATGATCTATCATCACTGGTAAAACCTGAGATAGCTGGCATTGCAACTGCTGGATTCAGAGAATATATTCATCAAAATATTAATCAATCTTTGTTCATCATCCCCGATGGAGGGGAACAAATCATTGCAAGGTGGGGACTTGTTCCTGCTGATACAACTTTTGATCCTGCGGCGATTGAACCTTTTGCTGAGTCTAGCTGGATATTGGATCTAGATATGTCTCTTTCAAAGAAACGAGATTTCAGTGTTGAAGCTTTGATGAATGAAGCAAAACAATTTTCTGAAAGAATTTATACGTTCTTTCGATGGGCAGTGACTGATGAGTTTTTGCGGCGCTTTGGAGGTGAATTATGA
- a CDS encoding DUF1796 family putative cysteine peptidase, with protein MYRFQISAYTQTGESIGLVGSTPELGMWDIVKCVRLRTSGDRYPLWWTDEIDIQQPLSGDGQIEYKYIHIDAKGNAQWESLLDTNRWIPIEPNDHSSTIIVDDGAFGYVQPYPFGYLEKSAVIMPVEEGAERLKIVVIGSSVAVGHKAWFLKGWVWLLAEALQQKYRHKLVNVSEVGANVSRTIARFGSVVTPEQPDIVIIALSLGNEGLASCPPHERRAVQRRFESGLQQLVKMTRDIGAIPILGGVYPNGDYSQEHYWLIRDTHNRMLSWGVPVLDWLAAVDDGQGRWKAGISFDPAHPNTVGHSLMYQQIDQHLFDIDKDKLAKEKQSFQQPKEFPIYFDNAGFHVSVCMEEKRLRIVNPSQYSYTIAPYWQELQTALQSKAGLIPGIYIAKDVQPGTLPFFAVEDGAMATPAAGIATTINIPPGVDLEYSAAFNLFSPNNVLFYDGHLGILQADERHLWVINESDNEYNIQPMWTEVCNALKAIPSGVYEDPLYPDAPFRTMMIGKDGLESRVKAPPKSAMLFQYKCKLSDISRVAILPLGDRCAVRMMLYKMEYDGPAFPFDLTRTTNIGDVADAIENGFDDMWNPAFLHYSPDAGRIYHSKWSGLSFAHEVEETDDPSSDMSPVHERMRVRYTARSQRFWYALRQCDKVLFVRTGISDRPGVIDLVNKLQKQCQGKPFHLLLLSPQSDDEFLDLPNVLHYNVEFNPDRMYDDLGHWMYCTEIMRGILESLGVSSKNLFWCPPKIPKG; from the coding sequence ATGTATCGATTCCAGATCAGTGCATACACACAAACGGGTGAATCCATCGGTCTTGTCGGTTCGACTCCAGAGTTGGGAATGTGGGACATCGTAAAATGTGTCCGCCTGCGTACAAGTGGCGATCGCTATCCTTTATGGTGGACAGATGAAATTGACATTCAGCAGCCTTTATCGGGCGATGGACAGATTGAATACAAGTACATACATATTGATGCAAAGGGTAACGCCCAATGGGAAAGTTTACTAGATACAAATCGCTGGATTCCCATTGAGCCTAACGATCATTCCAGCACAATTATTGTAGATGATGGCGCATTCGGTTATGTACAACCTTATCCCTTTGGATACCTTGAGAAGTCGGCTGTCATAATGCCCGTGGAAGAAGGGGCTGAAAGGCTCAAAATTGTAGTAATTGGCAGTTCCGTTGCAGTAGGTCATAAAGCCTGGTTTTTAAAAGGTTGGGTTTGGCTGTTGGCAGAAGCTTTACAGCAAAAATATCGGCATAAACTCGTGAATGTGTCGGAAGTGGGGGCGAATGTCAGCAGAACGATCGCTCGATTTGGCTCAGTTGTCACCCCAGAACAACCAGATATCGTAATCATTGCCTTGTCTCTAGGTAACGAAGGGTTAGCTTCCTGTCCCCCTCACGAACGACGAGCAGTACAGCGACGGTTTGAAAGTGGTTTGCAGCAGCTTGTAAAAATGACGCGCGATATCGGGGCAATTCCAATTCTGGGCGGTGTCTATCCCAATGGCGATTATTCCCAGGAACATTACTGGCTGATCCGAGACACACACAACCGAATGCTAAGTTGGGGCGTACCTGTACTGGATTGGTTGGCAGCTGTGGATGATGGACAAGGACGATGGAAAGCGGGGATATCCTTCGATCCGGCTCACCCGAACACGGTCGGTCATAGCCTCATGTATCAGCAGATCGACCAGCACCTCTTCGATATCGACAAAGACAAATTAGCAAAAGAAAAACAAAGTTTTCAGCAACCAAAGGAATTTCCTATCTACTTTGATAATGCGGGCTTCCATGTCTCTGTCTGTATGGAAGAGAAGCGTTTACGGATTGTTAACCCATCACAATACAGCTACACGATCGCTCCCTATTGGCAGGAACTACAAACCGCACTGCAAAGTAAGGCTGGATTGATACCGGGTATTTACATTGCGAAGGATGTCCAACCAGGAACGCTCCCCTTCTTTGCTGTAGAGGATGGTGCGATGGCTACGCCCGCCGCAGGCATCGCAACTACAATAAACATTCCCCCTGGTGTTGATCTAGAATATAGCGCTGCCTTCAATCTCTTTTCGCCAAACAACGTTTTATTCTATGATGGGCATCTGGGGATTTTGCAAGCAGATGAACGCCACCTCTGGGTAATCAACGAATCAGACAACGAGTACAATATCCAGCCAATGTGGACGGAAGTTTGCAACGCACTTAAAGCTATACCATCGGGTGTCTATGAAGATCCGCTTTATCCCGACGCCCCCTTTCGCACGATGATGATTGGCAAGGATGGGCTAGAAAGCCGGGTGAAAGCACCACCGAAGTCTGCGATGCTTTTCCAATACAAATGCAAATTATCGGATATCAGCCGTGTCGCCATTCTTCCCCTTGGCGATCGCTGTGCCGTCCGTATGATGCTATATAAGATGGAGTACGATGGCCCTGCTTTTCCCTTTGATCTAACGCGCACTACCAATATTGGAGATGTCGCCGATGCGATCGAAAACGGTTTTGATGATATGTGGAACCCTGCTTTTCTGCATTACAGTCCTGATGCAGGCAGAATTTACCACAGTAAGTGGTCAGGTTTATCCTTTGCCCATGAAGTCGAGGAGACAGACGACCCAAGTAGCGATATGTCTCCCGTCCATGAACGGATGCGCGTTCGTTACACGGCACGCTCCCAAAGGTTTTGGTACGCATTGCGGCAATGCGATAAAGTACTTTTTGTTCGCACAGGAATTAGCGATCGCCCTGGTGTGATAGATTTGGTCAACAAGCTACAAAAACAATGCCAGGGAAAGCCATTTCATCTCTTGCTTCTTTCTCCTCAAAGCGATGATGAGTTTTTAGACCTTCCCAATGTGCTGCACTACAATGTCGAGTTTAATCCCGATCGCATGTATGACGACTTGGGGCACTGGATGTATTGCACAGAGATAATGCGAGGTATTTTGGAATCTCTTGGTGTGTCCAGCAAAAACCTCTTTTGGTGTCCGCCTAAAATCCCGAAGGGGTGA
- a CDS encoding microviridin/marinostatin family tricyclic proteinase inhibitor, producing the protein MSENKPEELNSQAVPFFARFLEGQSFEDLSDQESEGIGGGNCGVTKGVTKKGKDELFQTRKYPSDGEDGVTKKHPSDDEQIFVTLKFPSDNEDNGGALASQK; encoded by the coding sequence ATGTCTGAAAACAAACCAGAAGAACTGAATTCACAAGCAGTACCCTTCTTTGCTAGATTTTTAGAAGGGCAAAGCTTTGAAGACCTATCTGATCAAGAATCAGAAGGAATTGGCGGCGGAAATTGTGGTGTAACCAAGGGTGTAACCAAGAAGGGGAAAGATGAACTTTTCCAAACTCGGAAGTACCCATCTGATGGAGAAGATGGAGTAACAAAAAAGCATCCCTCTGATGATGAACAGATATTTGTTACTCTGAAGTTCCCTTCAGACAACGAGGATAATGGAGGGGCATTAGCAAGTCAAAAATAA